The genomic stretch ATGTACATTTTTATTATGGATAAAACTTCAGCGGAAGTCCCTGCAATACAGAAAAGCTTTTTCATGGTAACGGTGGCAGGAATTCTGGTGTTAACGACATTTTCTCCAGAATCTCTTCTAAATGGTGGACTATCGTTAGAATGGACGCTGTTCGGTTTCTTCTTAGCGATCCTTGGGAATATATTCCCTGTTCTTTTTATGGCAATAGGTGTACCGAAAGTTGGTTCGAGTGTTGGAACAATCCTTAGTTCTTCAGAGCTCCCCGCAGCAGTGTTTCTCTCGGCTATCATTCTCCATGAAGCCGTTCATATGATTCAATGGTTTGGCGTTTTTCTCGTTCTTGCTGGCATTGTCATTTCCCAATGGGATGTTTTCGGTGAAAGTAAATCCAAAAAAAGCAGTATAATTTTAGATAACTGACAAATAGAAGTAAATGAAAACGAATGTATATCTTTATAACCTATTTTTGTAAAGGGGAAATTGCGTAATGGATTTGTTACGTATTGATGACACCTGGATTCAGCTTGGAATTGCTATTGGAATCTTCCTTCTTTTTCTATTAATGAGGAAAATTTTCGCGAAGTATATTTATAATCTCGTTCTTAAATTAAGCAGAAAATCTTCTAATGAATTTTTTACACATCTTTTTTTAGCATTTGAAAGACCGCTACGAATGCTGTTTGTGATTATAGGGTTAAATATTTCTGTTCGATATGTTTCTTTTCTTGATCATCATAATGAACTCTTCACAGAAATTATGAGTTCATCGTTAATTTTCTTAGCGGCTTGGGGGCTGTATAACTTATCCTCAGCTTCTTCATTGTTTTTCCAAACGATGAACACGAAATATAATTTAAAAATTGATCAACTTCTAATTCCATTTCTATCAAAAACGCTCCGTCTCTTAATTGTTGCCATGACGTTCAGCGTCATTGCTGGAGAATTTGGTTATGATGTGAATGGGTTTATTACAGGGCTTGGACTAGGAGGTTTAGCCTTTGCTCTTGCAGCAAAAGAAACGATTGAGAACTTCTTTGGTGGCATTGTGATTATTACAGAAAAGCCATTCTCAATTGGGGAATGGATTAAAACACCGAGTGTTGAAGGGGTCGTTGAAGACATTACGTTTAGAAGTACGAAAATCCGTACGTTTGCTCAAGCGCTTGTTACCGTTCCAAATGCGAGACTAGCTAATGAAAATATTACAAACTGGTCAAAAATGGGGAAACGTCAGATTACGTTCCATATTGGTGTCACGTACAATACGCCTTCAGAAAGACTTGAAACGTGTATTTCTCGTATTGAGAAGATGCTTCGAGATCATGATGAAATTCACCCTGAAACGATTTTTGTTTCATTTGATGAATTTAATCATAGTAGCCTTGATGTTTTTCTTTATTTCTTTACAAATACGACAACGTGGGGCGATTTTTTAAATGTGAAGCAAGACGTGAACTTTAAAATTATGAAAATAATGGAAGAGGAGCAAGTTTCGTTTGCATTCCCTACGCAAACACTCCATGTTGAAAGTGCACGCTCTCATGAAGAAGAGAAGATGTATAGCTAAAGAAGAAGGCAGGTCTCCATTTGAGAGACCTGCCTTTTTGCTATGCGCTTCTCTTTGATAAAACGTTTTGTTCTTTAGTAGCCGGCTTCCTTTTACTCCAGATGGTAGCAAGAATAGGACCGGATATATTATGCCATACACTGAAGATTGCACTCGGTACGGCGGCAATTGGATTGAAATGAGCTGCCGCGAGTGCTGCTCCAAGTCCCGAATTCTGCATCCCAACTTCAATAGAGATAGCTCGTTGATCCCGTTCATTAAGTCGTAATAATTTTGCCAGAAAATAGCCAATCAGTAGGCCGAGCAAATTATGAAGAATAACAATTGAGAAGATCAAGAGTCCTGTGTCTGCGATGCGGTCCTTACTTGCGCCTACGACTGCAGCCACAATGGCGACGATAGAAATGACCGAAACAAGGGGTAACGCTTTTACACTTTCAGCAACTTTTTCTTTGAAAATAAGCTTTACGATAACGCCGAGAGTGATTGGTATGACGACCATTTGGAAAATCGATAAGAATAGATCTCCAGCTGAGATCGGTAGCCACTGACTCGCAAATAATAAAACGAGTGCAGGCGTTAATAAAGGAGCGAGTAGTGTTGAGACAGCTGTAATGGCTACAGATAAAGCTGTATTTCCTTTAGAGAGATAAGTGATCACATTGGAAGCTGTTCCGCCAGGACAGCAGCCGACTAGGATGACACCTACAGCAACTTCAGCGGGTAACTGAAATACAACCGCTAGAGCATACGCGAGTAATGGCATAATGATGAACTGAGCTGCCACCCCAATAGCAACACTTTTTGGTTGCTTCACCACTTCTTTAAAATCGTTGGTAGAGAGGGTCATCCCCATCCCAAACATGATAACGCCTAGTAGTATGGTTATGTAAGAAGTAATCCACGTAAATCCTTCAGGATAAATAAAACCTAACACTGCAAAAAGAAGTACCCATACTGCAAATGTATTTCCGGCAAAGCGACTTGCCTTTTCAAGAGCTTTCATTCTACCACATCCTTAGAAATTTTAACCTTGATTATACGCTTATTAAAGGAATTTTCAATACTATCTGAAAACTTATTCAGCTATTTTTCCATAACGATTTTCTTCCCCCTAATCATGAACCTACTTGTCCGGTCATACATATTAGTAAGCAATACATTAGGAGGGAATGACATGTCTACAGAGAAAGAAATCTTTTATGCCATAGAAGAGATTACGGAGATCGCAAAAGGGTTCGGACTCGATTATTACCCAATGCGTTATGAGATATGTCCAGCAGATATTATTTACACATTCGGAGCATATGGAATGCCAACGCGGTTCTCTCATTGGAGCTTTGGAAAACAGTTTCATAAAATGAAGCTCCAATATGATCTAGGACTAAGTAAAATCTATGAGCTTGTTATTAATTCAGATCCTTGCTACGCCTTTTTATTAGATACAAATAGCCTCATTCAAAATAAGCTTATTATTGCTCATGTATTGGCGCACTGTGACTTTTTTAAGAATAATGTTCGTTTCTCAAATACACGAAGAGACATGGTGGAAAGTATGACGGCCACTGCTGAGCGTGTTGCTTATTATGAACATCACTATGGGAAAGACGAAGTAGAAAACTTCCTTGATGCCGTCCTCTCGATACAAGAACATATAGATCCTTCTATCATGCGCCCTAGACTAACTTATAATTATCAAGACGATACACCAATTCCTGTGAAACATGATTCACCATACAATGATTTATGGTCAATCGATAAGGATGATTCTGCGGACGAGCCAGCTCCAAAGAAAAAGAAGAAATTCCCTCCACAACCAGAAAAAGATCTTCTTCTTTTCATTCAGGAATACAGCACGGAGCTAGAAGACTGGCAACGAGATATTTTGACCATGATGAGAGAAGAAATGCTTTATTTCTGGCCACAGCTTGAAACAAAGATAATGAATGAGGGCTGGGCGAGTTACTGGCATCAGCGTATTCTGCGCGAAATGGATTTAACGACGGATGAAGCAATCGAATTTGCTTCTTTAAATGCTAATGTAGTGCAGCCTTCACGCACACGTATTAATCCTTACTACCTGGGGCTTAAAATTTTCGAGCATATTGAAGAAGTCTACGATAACCCAACGGAAGAGATGAGGCAGCGTGGCTTCGAGCCTGGGAAAGGGCGAGAAAAAATGTTTGAGGTCCGTGAAGTAGAAGCTGATATTTCATTCATTCGAAATTATTTAACGAAAGACCTCGTCCACAAAGAGGATTTATATTTATTTCAGAAAAAGGGGCGGGATTATAAAATTGTAGATAAAGAATGGGAGCATATTCGCGATCAACTTGTGACAATGAGAGTAAATGGCGGCTTTCCTTATTTAACTGTCAATGACGGAAACTATATGAAAGCTGGCGAAATGTATCTTCATCATTCTTTTGAAGAAACAGAACTTGATCTTCAATATCTAGAGCGCGTTATTCCTTATATTTATCAACTTTGGGGGCGTCCGGTTCATATGGAAACAAAAGTGGAAGATAAAGAAGTTCTTTTTTCGTATGACGGAAAGAAATTACATCGAAGGTATTTGTAGGCCTTGGACATCCTGAGTCATTTAAATGATCATTTCTGGACTTATCTTCTCTTTATTACGGTTGCTGGCGCAGTAGGAGGAGTTGGGAATATTCTGATCTCAGGTGAATTCCAGCGTTTTCGTAAAGTTATTAATTACGAAAATCAAACAGTTTATTACAGTCTAGGGTCTATTAAAGAGCCGTTTGTAGGAGCTATTGGTGGTATTTTAACAACGCTTTTGTTTATCGAAACTGCTTCAGCTCAGTATTTGTTATACTTAGCGCTACTTACAGGATTTGGGAGCAGTGCTTTTCTAAAGCGATACGTGGATCAAAAAACAGATCAAATAATTAATCAGAATAACAGTGCGATTCAAAATGAAAATATTCAAATGTATGTTGTGAAAAATGAAGCAGACGGGTCAAAGGTAAAAGGAATTATGAGTCCATCACCTGTTTACTTAACGCAAGAAGAAATGGAACGTCTCACAAAACTTCAAGCAAAAGTGGGTGAAGCGGTAGGTCCGAAAGAAGCAAAACTGTATCAGTGTGAAATTAATTCGCTTCTAAGTCAAGGCAAGCAGCGATCGTTTTAGGTGTCTCTTGTCGAAGTATGAGATCTATCGTATGATATATGTGATTATGCACATATAAAGGGGATCTCATATGATAAAAATGATAAAACGAATCAGCCTTATTGTTTTACTGTTAGTAGTGGTCCTTTCGATCGCTTTCTTTTTCTGGGCGCGCACTGCATATGAACCAACGAAAGAAGCGCTAGCTTATCTGGAAAAATCAAATGAAAATCAATTAACTTTTGGATCAACAGACGCAGATAAAGGGATTATCTTTTATCAAGGCGGCAAAGTAGAAGAAGAAGCCTATGCGTACCTAGCGCACCAGCTTGCTGAGAAAGGTTATTTTGTTGTCATCCCGCGACTAACGTTAAACCTCGCTATTCTGGATGGCGACGAAGCTACGAGTATTATCGATCGGTATAGCACGATCGATAATTGGTACATTGGTGGTCATTCACTAGGTGGTGCTGTGGCTTCCTCATTTGCAGTCGAACATCCCGATCGCATACAGGGGTTGTTTTTTCTCGCTGCTTATCCGATTGAAGACATGTCTAACTTAGAGATGCCAACTTTAACAATATACGGGGAGGAAGATGGAGTAGCTACCTTATCTGACCAAAAGGAAAAAGAAAGCTTGCTATCTACTCAAGCTGTCATTCATATAATTGAAGGCGGAAATCATGCGAATTACGGTATGTACGGTGAGCAAAAA from Bacillus sp. Cs-700 encodes the following:
- a CDS encoding bile acid:sodium symporter family protein produces the protein MKALEKASRFAGNTFAVWVLLFAVLGFIYPEGFTWITSYITILLGVIMFGMGMTLSTNDFKEVVKQPKSVAIGVAAQFIIMPLLAYALAVVFQLPAEVAVGVILVGCCPGGTASNVITYLSKGNTALSVAITAVSTLLAPLLTPALVLLFASQWLPISAGDLFLSIFQMVVIPITLGVIVKLIFKEKVAESVKALPLVSVISIVAIVAAVVGASKDRIADTGLLIFSIVILHNLLGLLIGYFLAKLLRLNERDQRAISIEVGMQNSGLGAALAAAHFNPIAAVPSAIFSVWHNISGPILATIWSKRKPATKEQNVLSKRSA
- a CDS encoding SpoVR family protein, with protein sequence MSTEKEIFYAIEEITEIAKGFGLDYYPMRYEICPADIIYTFGAYGMPTRFSHWSFGKQFHKMKLQYDLGLSKIYELVINSDPCYAFLLDTNSLIQNKLIIAHVLAHCDFFKNNVRFSNTRRDMVESMTATAERVAYYEHHYGKDEVENFLDAVLSIQEHIDPSIMRPRLTYNYQDDTPIPVKHDSPYNDLWSIDKDDSADEPAPKKKKKFPPQPEKDLLLFIQEYSTELEDWQRDILTMMREEMLYFWPQLETKIMNEGWASYWHQRILREMDLTTDEAIEFASLNANVVQPSRTRINPYYLGLKIFEHIEEVYDNPTEEMRQRGFEPGKGREKMFEVREVEADISFIRNYLTKDLVHKEDLYLFQKKGRDYKIVDKEWEHIRDQLVTMRVNGGFPYLTVNDGNYMKAGEMYLHHSFEETELDLQYLERVIPYIYQLWGRPVHMETKVEDKEVLFSYDGKKLHRRYL
- a CDS encoding mechanosensitive ion channel family protein, which codes for MDLLRIDDTWIQLGIAIGIFLLFLLMRKIFAKYIYNLVLKLSRKSSNEFFTHLFLAFERPLRMLFVIIGLNISVRYVSFLDHHNELFTEIMSSSLIFLAAWGLYNLSSASSLFFQTMNTKYNLKIDQLLIPFLSKTLRLLIVAMTFSVIAGEFGYDVNGFITGLGLGGLAFALAAKETIENFFGGIVIITEKPFSIGEWIKTPSVEGVVEDITFRSTKIRTFAQALVTVPNARLANENITNWSKMGKRQITFHIGVTYNTPSERLETCISRIEKMLRDHDEIHPETIFVSFDEFNHSSLDVFLYFFTNTTTWGDFLNVKQDVNFKIMKIMEEEQVSFAFPTQTLHVESARSHEEEKMYS
- a CDS encoding alpha/beta fold hydrolase; translation: MIKMIKRISLIVLLLVVVLSIAFFFWARTAYEPTKEALAYLEKSNENQLTFGSTDADKGIIFYQGGKVEEEAYAYLAHQLAEKGYFVVIPRLTLNLAILDGDEATSIIDRYSTIDNWYIGGHSLGGAVASSFAVEHPDRIQGLFFLAAYPIEDMSNLEMPTLTIYGEEDGVATLSDQKEKESLLSTQAVIHIIEGGNHANYGMYGEQKGDNPGSLTSEQQIDETVRTISTWIETSQK